AGAAGGAAATATTTACAGTCGTTTTTCGAACCCATCAGTTCAGGAATTTATAGACAAAGTTTGTCTTCTTGAAGACTGTGAAGATGGCGTTGCAACGGCTACGGGTATGGCTGCGGTTTTTGCCAGTATGGCTGCATTATTGAAAAGCGGTGACCACATTTTGGCAAGTCGCGCTTTGTTCGGTTCTGCACATCAGATCATTACGCAAATTATCAGCAAGTGGGGTATCACATATACTTATCTTGACGCAGACGCAAGTGAGGCAGATTGGGAAGCTGCGGTAACACCAGATACGCGCATGGTTTACCTTGAAACGCCATCAAATCCAGGATTGGATCTTGTAGATCTTGAAATGATCGGGAAACTTTGCAAAAAGCATAATCTGATTTTTAATGTCGATAACTGTTTCGCTTCTCCGGCATTGCAAAATCCGGTTGACTTCGGAGCGGATCTGGTTGTGCATTCGGCTACTAAATACATGGATGGACAAGGCCGTGTTTTAGGTGGTATTGTGGTTGGAAAAGAAGAATATATCAAACATGTTCGCTTTTTCTGTCGTCACACCGGACCGTCTATGTCTCCATTCAATGCCTGGGTATTGAGCAAAAGTCTTGAAACGTTGAATTTGAGAATGGAAAAACATTGCTCAAACGCGTTGGCGCTGGCTTCGGCTCTGGAAAAACATCCGGATGTAAAACTGGTTAAATATCCATTTTTGGCATCTCACCCTCAGCATGACCTTGCCAAGTCGCAGATGAAAGCTGGAGGAGCGATCGTAACGATAGAACTTGAAGGTGGTTTTGAAAGAGTTTCTGCATTTATGGATGCACTGGAAATTGCTTCTCTTTCTTCAAATCTTGGTGATACGAGAACAATTGTTACCAATCCGTTCACGACAACACATGCGAAACTGAAAGCAGACGAAAAACTGGCTTTGGGCATTACGGAAGGCTTAATCCGTATTTCCGTTGGTTTGGAAGATATCGAAGACCTGATCGAGGATTTCACAAATGCTGTGGAAGTGTCGGTCAAAAGTGATATATTAGAGTAAAAATCAATAGATTAAATTGGTCGCAATATGAAAACACTAACCATCAATTTGCCGGAAGATTTCGAGAAGGAGAAGGTATTGCTTTCAATCGCCGGCCAACTTTATCAACAAGGAGCACTCTCCGCAAAACAGGCAACTGATTTAGCCGGTGTTACGATGAACGAATTAGTTTACAGTACACTTTCGGATGATGATCCTTTGAAATCTATGATTAGTAATCCAGAAGATAAAAATTTGTCATTTGAAGACAGAGTTAAAAAACTGAAAAGTAAACAGGAATATAAAGGCTTAAATAAAGAAAGACTGGAAGCTTTGAGAGATGCTATTGATATTCAGGAGCCACTTGAAGTTCTTCTTTCGCAATTGACAAAATGAGATATGTCCTGGATACTAATGTCATCCTGGCATATTTGAGAAAACATTCAATCTGGGATTTAATTGAATTGCAGATTGGAATATTTGAAATAGATTCAAATGTATATATTCCAGCAGTCGTAATAGGAGAATTAAGATCGCTTGCTATTCAAAATAATTGGGGATTTAATAAGAGAAGCGAGCTG
The nucleotide sequence above comes from Dyadobacter subterraneus. Encoded proteins:
- a CDS encoding trans-sulfuration enzyme family protein → MKKQTKAIRTQTKKTQYREHSTPLFLTSSFTFESAEQGKALFEETEEGNIYSRFSNPSVQEFIDKVCLLEDCEDGVATATGMAAVFASMAALLKSGDHILASRALFGSAHQIITQIISKWGITYTYLDADASEADWEAAVTPDTRMVYLETPSNPGLDLVDLEMIGKLCKKHNLIFNVDNCFASPALQNPVDFGADLVVHSATKYMDGQGRVLGGIVVGKEEYIKHVRFFCRHTGPSMSPFNAWVLSKSLETLNLRMEKHCSNALALASALEKHPDVKLVKYPFLASHPQHDLAKSQMKAGGAIVTIELEGGFERVSAFMDALEIASLSSNLGDTRTIVTNPFTTTHAKLKADEKLALGITEGLIRISVGLEDIEDLIEDFTNAVEVSVKSDILE